In Diorhabda carinulata isolate Delta chromosome 6, icDioCari1.1, whole genome shotgun sequence, a single genomic region encodes these proteins:
- the LOC130895913 gene encoding cytosolic carboxypeptidase 2-like isoform X1 gives MDLESENNGCTNQESETSVQTLQATLFPLKPTNSTSYFANFIIKTNGEDEDLRFKIRESPSKEWFPNNKEVPFDVQPPRWPTECQVLEERVKHIIDSPPSYEPYYVPTGNECQPKPSGEECGKVVFQYTPLSAVNYFSRSSVGGNKFILPSNLYPDEDTLKFESRFESGNLAKAIMITPNYYELQLRSDFYTNRHMQWFYFKVSNVKKGFLYRFSITNCSKENSLYNEGMKPLMYSKKDSQLHCIGWRRCGQNISYFCNDNVTVDDPDQQMTYTLTFTVKFPHDDDEVYLAQSYPYTYSDLQDYLLDLSTHPVKSTFTTIRLLCKTLAGNNVQYVTITSSSVPGEPPKKKRAIVISARVHPGETPSSWIMKGIMDFLSSDCSSAKELRDKFIFKIVPMLNPDGVIVGNNRCSLSAKDLNRQYRTVIRDAYPSIWYTKLMIRRLLEECGVAMYCDLHAHSRKHNIFIYGCENRRGSEKKLHEQVFPLMLHKNAADKFCFESCKFKIQKNKEGTGRVVMWMMGIANSYTLETSLAGSTLGARADTHFSIQDFEQMGKTFCQTLLDFYDEDPKKEKLRVKIVERLTKEGSNAEEPMNIKLSDYSSDDGDTSNSSDEVGRDYDYEEDVQLPTVPPCSPVVPLKKSRSKTSRKTRQQNIPRSPTVPRKPLPICKAILKLSLSDKDSTNSESDDSESDSEKTKTKRSKKKRKKKYSKKKKKNKDLPEEDDIIVIEFEPIQKYSENEISRTKRSISVFDLIPTEALKNHIFTTPSRNRIQQTIKHGKKNNEIDKQLTEVQAKLFTLKNKLWFGVGNGDTTLSWGRRSLTDNQKKSNKDSKKSTTCKKYQRNNERKSSGTSKKDIEENSKSSEIGFKGKTLVNLVDPKGRLRKSKSLPDASSFENIHRTSASADEEKTDAKKKKKKNMKLVKKVKVINNVKNFIRKAD, from the exons ATGGACCTGGAAAGCGAAAATAATGGCTGCACTAATCAAG aaagCGAAACTAGCGTTCAAACACTTCAAGCAACACtttttccattgaaacccaCAAATTCAACAAGTTACTTCGcgaatttcattataaaaacaaacgGCGAAGATGAAGACCTACGATTCAAAATTAGAGAATCGCCCTCAAAAGAATGGTTTCCAAATAATAAAGAAGTGCCTTTCGACGTTCAACCACCTAGATGGCCAACAGAATGTCAG GTTTTGGAAGAACGAGTAAAACATATAATAGACTCACCGCCAAGTTACGAACCTTATTACGTTCCCACTGGTAACGAATGCCAACCGAAACCGTCCGGTGAGGAATGtggaaaagttgtttttcaATACACACCGCTCAGTGCCGTCAATTAT TTTAGCCGATCTAGCGTAGgtggaaataaatttattttgccTTCGAATCTTTACCCGGACGAAGATACGTTGAAGTTCGAATCGAGATTCGAATCTGGTAATTTGGCAAAAGCCATCATGATAACGccaaattattatgaattacaACTTAGATCCGACTTTTATACTAATAGACATATGCAATGGTTTTATTTCAAAGTCAGCAATGTTAAAAAGGGATTTTTATACAG ATTTTCCATAACGAATTGTTCGAAAGaaaatagtttatataatgAGGGTATGAAACCGTTGATGTACTCTAAAAAAGACTCTCAATTACATTGTATAGGATGGAGAAGATGTGGGCAAAACATATCATATTTCTGCAACGATAATGT AACTGTCGACGATCCCGATCAACAAATGACATACACCTTAACTTTTACCGTTAAATTTCCGCACGACGACGATGAAGTTTATTTGGCACAAAGCTACCCTTACACTTATTCGGATCTCCAGGATTACCTGCTGGATTTATCTACGCATCCAGTCAAATCCACATTCACAACAATTAGACTTTTATGTAAAACTTTAGCTGGCAACAATGTTCAATATGTTACCATCACATCGTCGTCAGTACCCGGAGAACCACCTAag AAAAAGAGGGCCATAGTTATATCGGCCCGAGTTCATCCTGGAGAAACTCCATCTTCGTGGATCATGAAAGGCATAATGGATTTTCTTTCGAGCGATTGCAGCTCGGCTAAAGAATTAAGagacaaatttattttcaaaatagtgcCAATGTTGAATCCGGACGGTGTTATAGTTGGAAACAATCGGTGTTCTTTATCTGCCAAAGATCTAAACAGACAATACAGAACTGTAATAAGAGACGCTTATCCTTCCATTTGGTATACCAAGTTGATGATTCGAAG ACTTTTGGAAGAATGTGGTGTAGCTATGTACTGCGATCTACACGCTCATTCTagaaaacacaatattttcatatacgGTTGTGAAAATAGACGAGGAAGTGAGAAAAAATTGCACGAACAAGTTTTTCCTTTGATGTTACATAAAAACGCTGCCGATAAG ttttgtttcgaaagttgtaaatttaaaatacaaaagaatAAAGAAGGTACCGGTAGAGTGGTAATGTGGATGATGGGAATAGCGAACAGTTATACATTAGAAACTTCTCTGGCGGGTTCGACTTTGGGCGCCAGAGCCGATACCCATTTCAGTATACAAGATTTCGAACAAATGGGCAAAACTTTCTGTCAAACTCTGTTAGATTTTTACGACGAAGATCCGAAAAAG gaaaaacTTAGGGTGAAAATAGTGGAAAGGTTGACTAAAGAAGGGTCGAACGCTGAGGAACCCATGAATATTAAACTTAGTGACTACTCCAG tgatGATGGAGATACTTCTAATAGCAGTGACGAGGTCGGTAGAGACTACGACTACGAAGAGGATGTTCAATTACCTACGGTACCGCCGTGTTCTCCCGTGGTACCTTTGAAAAAATCCAGATCGAAAACTTCAAGGAAAACGAGGCAGCAAAATATTCCTAGAAGTCCGACTGTTCCGAGAAAACCGTTACCa ATCTGTAAAgcgattttaaaattatctctATCAGATAAAGATAGTACTAATTCTGAAAGTGATGATAGCGAATCAGATTCTGAGAAAACGAAGACAAAAAGATCTAAGAAGAAACggaagaaaaaatattcgaagaaaaagaag aaaaataaagatttacCGGAAGAAGACGATATTATAGTGATTGAATTCGAG cctattcaaaaatattccgaaaacgaaATATCGAGAACGAAGAGATCGATATCTGTCTTCGATCTCATCCCAACTGAGGCTCTGAAGAACCACATCTTCACGACACCATCAAGAAATAGAATACAGCAAACCAT AAAACatggtaaaaaaaataacgaaattgaTAAACAGCTAACGGAAGTACAAGCGaaattatttactttgaaaaataaactttggTTTGGGGTTGGGAATGGTGATACGACGTTATCGTGGGGGAGAAGGAGTTTAACTGATAATcagaaaaaatctaataaagaTTC GAAGAAAAGTACGACgtgtaaaaaatatcaaagaaataacGAAAGAAAATCCAGTGGGACATCaaaaaaagatatcgaagaaaattcaaaatcgtcTGAAATTGG GTTCAAAGGCAAAACTTTAGTGAACTTAGTCGATCCGAAAGGAAGGTTAAGGAAATCGAAAAGTTTACCGGACGCTTCATCATTCGAAAATATCCATAGAACATCAGCAAGTGCCGATGAAGAGAAAACCGACgcgaaaaaaaagaagaagaaaaatatgaaacttgtaaaaaaagtaaaagtgattaataacgtgaaaaatttcattaggaAGGCTGATTAA
- the LOC130895913 gene encoding cytosolic carboxypeptidase 2-like isoform X4 — MDLESENNGCTNQESETSVQTLQATLFPLKPTNSTSYFANFIIKTNGEDEDLRFKIRESPSKEWFPNNKEVPFDVQPPRWPTECQVLEERVKHIIDSPPSYEPYYVPTGNECQPKPSGEECGKVVFQYTPLSAVNYFSRSSVGGNKFILPSNLYPDEDTLKFESRFESGNLAKAIMITPNYYELQLRSDFYTNRHMQWFYFKVSNVKKGFLYRFSITNCSKENSLYNEGMKPLMYSKKDSQLHCIGWRRCGQNISYFCNDNVTVDDPDQQMTYTLTFTVKFPHDDDEVYLAQSYPYTYSDLQDYLLDLSTHPVKSTFTTIRLLCKTLAGNNVQYVTITSSSVPGEPPKKKRAIVISARVHPGETPSSWIMKGIMDFLSSDCSSAKELRDKFIFKIVPMLNPDGVIVGNNRCSLSAKDLNRQYRTVIRDAYPSIWYTKLMIRRLLEECGVAMYCDLHAHSRKHNIFIYGCENRRGSEKKLHEQVFPLMLHKNAADKFCFESCKFKIQKNKEGTGRVVMWMMGIANSYTLETSLAGSTLGARADTHFSIQDFEQMGKTFCQTLLDFYDEDPKKEKLRVKIVERLTKEGSNAEEPMNIKLSDYSSDDGDTSNSSDEVGRDYDYEEDVQLPTVPPCSPVVPLKKSRSKTSRKTRQQNIPRSPTVPRKPLPPIQKYSENEISRTKRSISVFDLIPTEALKNHIFTTPSRNRIQQTIKHGKKNNEIDKQLTEVQAKLFTLKNKLWFGVGNGDTTLSWGRRSLTDNQKKSNKDSKKSTTCKKYQRNNERKSSGTSKKDIEENSKSSEIGFKGKTLVNLVDPKGRLRKSKSLPDASSFENIHRTSASADEEKTDAKKKKKKNMKLVKKVKVINNVKNFIRKAD, encoded by the exons ATGGACCTGGAAAGCGAAAATAATGGCTGCACTAATCAAG aaagCGAAACTAGCGTTCAAACACTTCAAGCAACACtttttccattgaaacccaCAAATTCAACAAGTTACTTCGcgaatttcattataaaaacaaacgGCGAAGATGAAGACCTACGATTCAAAATTAGAGAATCGCCCTCAAAAGAATGGTTTCCAAATAATAAAGAAGTGCCTTTCGACGTTCAACCACCTAGATGGCCAACAGAATGTCAG GTTTTGGAAGAACGAGTAAAACATATAATAGACTCACCGCCAAGTTACGAACCTTATTACGTTCCCACTGGTAACGAATGCCAACCGAAACCGTCCGGTGAGGAATGtggaaaagttgtttttcaATACACACCGCTCAGTGCCGTCAATTAT TTTAGCCGATCTAGCGTAGgtggaaataaatttattttgccTTCGAATCTTTACCCGGACGAAGATACGTTGAAGTTCGAATCGAGATTCGAATCTGGTAATTTGGCAAAAGCCATCATGATAACGccaaattattatgaattacaACTTAGATCCGACTTTTATACTAATAGACATATGCAATGGTTTTATTTCAAAGTCAGCAATGTTAAAAAGGGATTTTTATACAG ATTTTCCATAACGAATTGTTCGAAAGaaaatagtttatataatgAGGGTATGAAACCGTTGATGTACTCTAAAAAAGACTCTCAATTACATTGTATAGGATGGAGAAGATGTGGGCAAAACATATCATATTTCTGCAACGATAATGT AACTGTCGACGATCCCGATCAACAAATGACATACACCTTAACTTTTACCGTTAAATTTCCGCACGACGACGATGAAGTTTATTTGGCACAAAGCTACCCTTACACTTATTCGGATCTCCAGGATTACCTGCTGGATTTATCTACGCATCCAGTCAAATCCACATTCACAACAATTAGACTTTTATGTAAAACTTTAGCTGGCAACAATGTTCAATATGTTACCATCACATCGTCGTCAGTACCCGGAGAACCACCTAag AAAAAGAGGGCCATAGTTATATCGGCCCGAGTTCATCCTGGAGAAACTCCATCTTCGTGGATCATGAAAGGCATAATGGATTTTCTTTCGAGCGATTGCAGCTCGGCTAAAGAATTAAGagacaaatttattttcaaaatagtgcCAATGTTGAATCCGGACGGTGTTATAGTTGGAAACAATCGGTGTTCTTTATCTGCCAAAGATCTAAACAGACAATACAGAACTGTAATAAGAGACGCTTATCCTTCCATTTGGTATACCAAGTTGATGATTCGAAG ACTTTTGGAAGAATGTGGTGTAGCTATGTACTGCGATCTACACGCTCATTCTagaaaacacaatattttcatatacgGTTGTGAAAATAGACGAGGAAGTGAGAAAAAATTGCACGAACAAGTTTTTCCTTTGATGTTACATAAAAACGCTGCCGATAAG ttttgtttcgaaagttgtaaatttaaaatacaaaagaatAAAGAAGGTACCGGTAGAGTGGTAATGTGGATGATGGGAATAGCGAACAGTTATACATTAGAAACTTCTCTGGCGGGTTCGACTTTGGGCGCCAGAGCCGATACCCATTTCAGTATACAAGATTTCGAACAAATGGGCAAAACTTTCTGTCAAACTCTGTTAGATTTTTACGACGAAGATCCGAAAAAG gaaaaacTTAGGGTGAAAATAGTGGAAAGGTTGACTAAAGAAGGGTCGAACGCTGAGGAACCCATGAATATTAAACTTAGTGACTACTCCAG tgatGATGGAGATACTTCTAATAGCAGTGACGAGGTCGGTAGAGACTACGACTACGAAGAGGATGTTCAATTACCTACGGTACCGCCGTGTTCTCCCGTGGTACCTTTGAAAAAATCCAGATCGAAAACTTCAAGGAAAACGAGGCAGCAAAATATTCCTAGAAGTCCGACTGTTCCGAGAAAACCGTTACCa cctattcaaaaatattccgaaaacgaaATATCGAGAACGAAGAGATCGATATCTGTCTTCGATCTCATCCCAACTGAGGCTCTGAAGAACCACATCTTCACGACACCATCAAGAAATAGAATACAGCAAACCAT AAAACatggtaaaaaaaataacgaaattgaTAAACAGCTAACGGAAGTACAAGCGaaattatttactttgaaaaataaactttggTTTGGGGTTGGGAATGGTGATACGACGTTATCGTGGGGGAGAAGGAGTTTAACTGATAATcagaaaaaatctaataaagaTTC GAAGAAAAGTACGACgtgtaaaaaatatcaaagaaataacGAAAGAAAATCCAGTGGGACATCaaaaaaagatatcgaagaaaattcaaaatcgtcTGAAATTGG GTTCAAAGGCAAAACTTTAGTGAACTTAGTCGATCCGAAAGGAAGGTTAAGGAAATCGAAAAGTTTACCGGACGCTTCATCATTCGAAAATATCCATAGAACATCAGCAAGTGCCGATGAAGAGAAAACCGACgcgaaaaaaaagaagaagaaaaatatgaaacttgtaaaaaaagtaaaagtgattaataacgtgaaaaatttcattaggaAGGCTGATTAA
- the LOC130895913 gene encoding cytosolic carboxypeptidase Nna1-like isoform X2 has product MDLESENNGCTNQESETSVQTLQATLFPLKPTNSTSYFANFIIKTNGEDEDLRFKIRESPSKEWFPNNKEVPFDVQPPRWPTECQVLEERVKHIIDSPPSYEPYYVPTGNECQPKPSGEECGKVVFQYTPLSAVNYFSRSSVGGNKFILPSNLYPDEDTLKFESRFESGNLAKAIMITPNYYELQLRSDFYTNRHMQWFYFKVSNVKKGFLYRFSITNCSKENSLYNEGMKPLMYSKKDSQLHCIGWRRCGQNISYFCNDNVTVDDPDQQMTYTLTFTVKFPHDDDEVYLAQSYPYTYSDLQDYLLDLSTHPVKSTFTTIRLLCKTLAGNNVQYVTITSSSVPGEPPKKKRAIVISARVHPGETPSSWIMKGIMDFLSSDCSSAKELRDKFIFKIVPMLNPDGVIVGNNRCSLSAKDLNRQYRTVIRDAYPSIWYTKLMIRRLLEECGVAMYCDLHAHSRKHNIFIYGCENRRGSEKKLHEQVFPLMLHKNAADKFCFESCKFKIQKNKEGTGRVVMWMMGIANSYTLETSLAGSTLGARADTHFSIQDFEQMGKTFCQTLLDFYDEDPKKEKLRVKIVERLTKEGSNAEEPMNIKLSDYSSDDGDTSNSSDEVGRDYDYEEDVQLPTVPPCSPVVPLKKSRSKTSRKTRQQNIPRSPTVPRKPLPICKAILKLSLSDKDSTNSESDDSESDSEKTKTKRSKKKRKKKYSKKKKPIQKYSENEISRTKRSISVFDLIPTEALKNHIFTTPSRNRIQQTIKHGKKNNEIDKQLTEVQAKLFTLKNKLWFGVGNGDTTLSWGRRSLTDNQKKSNKDSKKSTTCKKYQRNNERKSSGTSKKDIEENSKSSEIGFKGKTLVNLVDPKGRLRKSKSLPDASSFENIHRTSASADEEKTDAKKKKKKNMKLVKKVKVINNVKNFIRKAD; this is encoded by the exons ATGGACCTGGAAAGCGAAAATAATGGCTGCACTAATCAAG aaagCGAAACTAGCGTTCAAACACTTCAAGCAACACtttttccattgaaacccaCAAATTCAACAAGTTACTTCGcgaatttcattataaaaacaaacgGCGAAGATGAAGACCTACGATTCAAAATTAGAGAATCGCCCTCAAAAGAATGGTTTCCAAATAATAAAGAAGTGCCTTTCGACGTTCAACCACCTAGATGGCCAACAGAATGTCAG GTTTTGGAAGAACGAGTAAAACATATAATAGACTCACCGCCAAGTTACGAACCTTATTACGTTCCCACTGGTAACGAATGCCAACCGAAACCGTCCGGTGAGGAATGtggaaaagttgtttttcaATACACACCGCTCAGTGCCGTCAATTAT TTTAGCCGATCTAGCGTAGgtggaaataaatttattttgccTTCGAATCTTTACCCGGACGAAGATACGTTGAAGTTCGAATCGAGATTCGAATCTGGTAATTTGGCAAAAGCCATCATGATAACGccaaattattatgaattacaACTTAGATCCGACTTTTATACTAATAGACATATGCAATGGTTTTATTTCAAAGTCAGCAATGTTAAAAAGGGATTTTTATACAG ATTTTCCATAACGAATTGTTCGAAAGaaaatagtttatataatgAGGGTATGAAACCGTTGATGTACTCTAAAAAAGACTCTCAATTACATTGTATAGGATGGAGAAGATGTGGGCAAAACATATCATATTTCTGCAACGATAATGT AACTGTCGACGATCCCGATCAACAAATGACATACACCTTAACTTTTACCGTTAAATTTCCGCACGACGACGATGAAGTTTATTTGGCACAAAGCTACCCTTACACTTATTCGGATCTCCAGGATTACCTGCTGGATTTATCTACGCATCCAGTCAAATCCACATTCACAACAATTAGACTTTTATGTAAAACTTTAGCTGGCAACAATGTTCAATATGTTACCATCACATCGTCGTCAGTACCCGGAGAACCACCTAag AAAAAGAGGGCCATAGTTATATCGGCCCGAGTTCATCCTGGAGAAACTCCATCTTCGTGGATCATGAAAGGCATAATGGATTTTCTTTCGAGCGATTGCAGCTCGGCTAAAGAATTAAGagacaaatttattttcaaaatagtgcCAATGTTGAATCCGGACGGTGTTATAGTTGGAAACAATCGGTGTTCTTTATCTGCCAAAGATCTAAACAGACAATACAGAACTGTAATAAGAGACGCTTATCCTTCCATTTGGTATACCAAGTTGATGATTCGAAG ACTTTTGGAAGAATGTGGTGTAGCTATGTACTGCGATCTACACGCTCATTCTagaaaacacaatattttcatatacgGTTGTGAAAATAGACGAGGAAGTGAGAAAAAATTGCACGAACAAGTTTTTCCTTTGATGTTACATAAAAACGCTGCCGATAAG ttttgtttcgaaagttgtaaatttaaaatacaaaagaatAAAGAAGGTACCGGTAGAGTGGTAATGTGGATGATGGGAATAGCGAACAGTTATACATTAGAAACTTCTCTGGCGGGTTCGACTTTGGGCGCCAGAGCCGATACCCATTTCAGTATACAAGATTTCGAACAAATGGGCAAAACTTTCTGTCAAACTCTGTTAGATTTTTACGACGAAGATCCGAAAAAG gaaaaacTTAGGGTGAAAATAGTGGAAAGGTTGACTAAAGAAGGGTCGAACGCTGAGGAACCCATGAATATTAAACTTAGTGACTACTCCAG tgatGATGGAGATACTTCTAATAGCAGTGACGAGGTCGGTAGAGACTACGACTACGAAGAGGATGTTCAATTACCTACGGTACCGCCGTGTTCTCCCGTGGTACCTTTGAAAAAATCCAGATCGAAAACTTCAAGGAAAACGAGGCAGCAAAATATTCCTAGAAGTCCGACTGTTCCGAGAAAACCGTTACCa ATCTGTAAAgcgattttaaaattatctctATCAGATAAAGATAGTACTAATTCTGAAAGTGATGATAGCGAATCAGATTCTGAGAAAACGAAGACAAAAAGATCTAAGAAGAAACggaagaaaaaatattcgaagaaaaagaag cctattcaaaaatattccgaaaacgaaATATCGAGAACGAAGAGATCGATATCTGTCTTCGATCTCATCCCAACTGAGGCTCTGAAGAACCACATCTTCACGACACCATCAAGAAATAGAATACAGCAAACCAT AAAACatggtaaaaaaaataacgaaattgaTAAACAGCTAACGGAAGTACAAGCGaaattatttactttgaaaaataaactttggTTTGGGGTTGGGAATGGTGATACGACGTTATCGTGGGGGAGAAGGAGTTTAACTGATAATcagaaaaaatctaataaagaTTC GAAGAAAAGTACGACgtgtaaaaaatatcaaagaaataacGAAAGAAAATCCAGTGGGACATCaaaaaaagatatcgaagaaaattcaaaatcgtcTGAAATTGG GTTCAAAGGCAAAACTTTAGTGAACTTAGTCGATCCGAAAGGAAGGTTAAGGAAATCGAAAAGTTTACCGGACGCTTCATCATTCGAAAATATCCATAGAACATCAGCAAGTGCCGATGAAGAGAAAACCGACgcgaaaaaaaagaagaagaaaaatatgaaacttgtaaaaaaagtaaaagtgattaataacgtgaaaaatttcattaggaAGGCTGATTAA
- the LOC130895913 gene encoding cytosolic carboxypeptidase 2-like isoform X5 — MDLESENNGCTNQESETSVQTLQATLFPLKPTNSTSYFANFIIKTNGEDEDLRFKIRESPSKEWFPNNKEVPFDVQPPRWPTECQVLEERVKHIIDSPPSYEPYYVPTGNECQPKPSGEECGKVVFQYTPLSAVNYFSRSSVGGNKFILPSNLYPDEDTLKFESRFESGNLAKAIMITPNYYELQLRSDFYTNRHMQWFYFKVSNVKKGFLYRFSITNCSKENSLYNEGMKPLMYSKKDSQLHCIGWRRCGQNISYFCNDNVTVDDPDQQMTYTLTFTVKFPHDDDEVYLAQSYPYTYSDLQDYLLDLSTHPVKSTFTTIRLLCKTLAGNNVQYVTITSSSVPGEPPKKKRAIVISARVHPGETPSSWIMKGIMDFLSSDCSSAKELRDKFIFKIVPMLNPDGVIVGNNRCSLSAKDLNRQYRTVIRDAYPSIWYTKLMIRRLLEECGVAMYCDLHAHSRKHNIFIYGCENRRGSEKKLHEQVFPLMLHKNAADKFCFESCKFKIQKNKEGTGRVVMWMMGIANSYTLETSLAGSTLGARADTHFSIQDFEQMGKTFCQTLLDFYDEDPKKEKLRVKIVERLTKEGSNAEEPMNIKLSDYSSDDGDTSNSSDEVGRDYDYEEDVQLPTVPPCSPVVPLKKSRSKTSRKTRQQNIPRSPTVPRKPLPICKAILKLSLSDKDSTNSESDDSESDSEKTKTKRSKKKRKKKYSKKKKKNKDLPEEDDIIVIEFEPIQKYSENEISRTKRSISVFDLIPTEALKNHIFTTPSRNRIQQTMFKGKTLVNLVDPKGRLRKSKSLPDASSFENIHRTSASADEEKTDAKKKKKKNMKLVKKVKVINNVKNFIRKAD; from the exons ATGGACCTGGAAAGCGAAAATAATGGCTGCACTAATCAAG aaagCGAAACTAGCGTTCAAACACTTCAAGCAACACtttttccattgaaacccaCAAATTCAACAAGTTACTTCGcgaatttcattataaaaacaaacgGCGAAGATGAAGACCTACGATTCAAAATTAGAGAATCGCCCTCAAAAGAATGGTTTCCAAATAATAAAGAAGTGCCTTTCGACGTTCAACCACCTAGATGGCCAACAGAATGTCAG GTTTTGGAAGAACGAGTAAAACATATAATAGACTCACCGCCAAGTTACGAACCTTATTACGTTCCCACTGGTAACGAATGCCAACCGAAACCGTCCGGTGAGGAATGtggaaaagttgtttttcaATACACACCGCTCAGTGCCGTCAATTAT TTTAGCCGATCTAGCGTAGgtggaaataaatttattttgccTTCGAATCTTTACCCGGACGAAGATACGTTGAAGTTCGAATCGAGATTCGAATCTGGTAATTTGGCAAAAGCCATCATGATAACGccaaattattatgaattacaACTTAGATCCGACTTTTATACTAATAGACATATGCAATGGTTTTATTTCAAAGTCAGCAATGTTAAAAAGGGATTTTTATACAG ATTTTCCATAACGAATTGTTCGAAAGaaaatagtttatataatgAGGGTATGAAACCGTTGATGTACTCTAAAAAAGACTCTCAATTACATTGTATAGGATGGAGAAGATGTGGGCAAAACATATCATATTTCTGCAACGATAATGT AACTGTCGACGATCCCGATCAACAAATGACATACACCTTAACTTTTACCGTTAAATTTCCGCACGACGACGATGAAGTTTATTTGGCACAAAGCTACCCTTACACTTATTCGGATCTCCAGGATTACCTGCTGGATTTATCTACGCATCCAGTCAAATCCACATTCACAACAATTAGACTTTTATGTAAAACTTTAGCTGGCAACAATGTTCAATATGTTACCATCACATCGTCGTCAGTACCCGGAGAACCACCTAag AAAAAGAGGGCCATAGTTATATCGGCCCGAGTTCATCCTGGAGAAACTCCATCTTCGTGGATCATGAAAGGCATAATGGATTTTCTTTCGAGCGATTGCAGCTCGGCTAAAGAATTAAGagacaaatttattttcaaaatagtgcCAATGTTGAATCCGGACGGTGTTATAGTTGGAAACAATCGGTGTTCTTTATCTGCCAAAGATCTAAACAGACAATACAGAACTGTAATAAGAGACGCTTATCCTTCCATTTGGTATACCAAGTTGATGATTCGAAG ACTTTTGGAAGAATGTGGTGTAGCTATGTACTGCGATCTACACGCTCATTCTagaaaacacaatattttcatatacgGTTGTGAAAATAGACGAGGAAGTGAGAAAAAATTGCACGAACAAGTTTTTCCTTTGATGTTACATAAAAACGCTGCCGATAAG ttttgtttcgaaagttgtaaatttaaaatacaaaagaatAAAGAAGGTACCGGTAGAGTGGTAATGTGGATGATGGGAATAGCGAACAGTTATACATTAGAAACTTCTCTGGCGGGTTCGACTTTGGGCGCCAGAGCCGATACCCATTTCAGTATACAAGATTTCGAACAAATGGGCAAAACTTTCTGTCAAACTCTGTTAGATTTTTACGACGAAGATCCGAAAAAG gaaaaacTTAGGGTGAAAATAGTGGAAAGGTTGACTAAAGAAGGGTCGAACGCTGAGGAACCCATGAATATTAAACTTAGTGACTACTCCAG tgatGATGGAGATACTTCTAATAGCAGTGACGAGGTCGGTAGAGACTACGACTACGAAGAGGATGTTCAATTACCTACGGTACCGCCGTGTTCTCCCGTGGTACCTTTGAAAAAATCCAGATCGAAAACTTCAAGGAAAACGAGGCAGCAAAATATTCCTAGAAGTCCGACTGTTCCGAGAAAACCGTTACCa ATCTGTAAAgcgattttaaaattatctctATCAGATAAAGATAGTACTAATTCTGAAAGTGATGATAGCGAATCAGATTCTGAGAAAACGAAGACAAAAAGATCTAAGAAGAAACggaagaaaaaatattcgaagaaaaagaag aaaaataaagatttacCGGAAGAAGACGATATTATAGTGATTGAATTCGAG cctattcaaaaatattccgaaaacgaaATATCGAGAACGAAGAGATCGATATCTGTCTTCGATCTCATCCCAACTGAGGCTCTGAAGAACCACATCTTCACGACACCATCAAGAAATAGAATACAGCAAACCAT GTTCAAAGGCAAAACTTTAGTGAACTTAGTCGATCCGAAAGGAAGGTTAAGGAAATCGAAAAGTTTACCGGACGCTTCATCATTCGAAAATATCCATAGAACATCAGCAAGTGCCGATGAAGAGAAAACCGACgcgaaaaaaaagaagaagaaaaatatgaaacttgtaaaaaaagtaaaagtgattaataacgtgaaaaatttcattaggaAGGCTGATTAA